The following coding sequences lie in one Spartobacteria bacterium genomic window:
- a CDS encoding sugar ABC transporter substrate-binding protein — MNKNSLIKLMSATLICGLAFTLGSGFGFGKKKDKDGANLNENGDVIRLTIASHYSNVPAWVPVQNGIEDAAKLLNIDVNVVGPTDFSIAKQVELIEGAIASGIDGLGTTMPDAEAFNDVTKEAMSRGIPVIALNADAPNTGRLCYIGQSNYGAGYEVGKKVVSMVKGGKVLIGIHSLGAANLIERMDGIKAALADAGGYDVKVVATTKDLVQATSLVSSWYQANKDVKAMVGVDEISGIAIMQVVRREEIGDKVVSGGFDLVPELLEGINDGDFTFTIDQQPYMQGFYTVMQLYNNIKYKLVPSSMDTGTAIITKGDVTDVIKLAKDGYR; from the coding sequence ATGAATAAGAACAGTCTGATAAAGCTGATGAGCGCAACATTGATTTGCGGTCTGGCCTTTACTTTGGGATCCGGTTTCGGCTTTGGAAAAAAGAAAGATAAAGATGGAGCCAATCTGAATGAAAACGGGGACGTTATTCGTCTTACAATTGCATCGCACTATTCCAATGTGCCGGCATGGGTTCCCGTTCAAAACGGGATTGAAGATGCGGCAAAACTCTTGAACATTGATGTGAATGTAGTCGGGCCGACGGATTTTAGTATCGCTAAACAGGTTGAACTGATTGAAGGGGCCATTGCCTCGGGGATCGATGGACTCGGAACAACGATGCCGGATGCAGAAGCGTTTAATGACGTGACCAAGGAGGCCATGAGTCGCGGCATTCCTGTGATTGCACTGAATGCCGATGCGCCTAATACCGGTCGTCTCTGCTATATTGGCCAGAGTAATTACGGTGCTGGATACGAAGTAGGTAAAAAGGTGGTCAGCATGGTGAAAGGCGGCAAAGTGCTTATCGGTATCCATTCACTGGGTGCAGCCAATTTGATCGAGCGCATGGACGGAATCAAGGCGGCTCTGGCTGATGCGGGCGGATACGATGTGAAAGTCGTGGCTACAACCAAGGATCTGGTTCAGGCAACGTCGCTGGTCTCTTCTTGGTACCAGGCAAATAAAGACGTGAAAGCCATGGTGGGTGTGGATGAAATCAGCGGGATTGCCATCATGCAGGTTGTGCGGCGCGAGGAGATTGGCGATAAGGTTGTTTCCGGCGGATTTGACCTCGTTCCTGAATTGCTTGAGGGCATTAATGATGGTGACTTTACATTTACTATTGATCAGCAGCCCTACATGCAGGGTTTTTATACGGTCATGCAGTTATATAATAATATTAAGTATAAACTGGTTCCTTCAAGCATGGATACCGGTACCGCCATTATTACCAAAGGCGACGTGACTGATGTCATTAAGCTGGCGA
- a CDS encoding DNA translocase FtsK, which yields MSPEKEEDFTDTMSDIMRQQREEQDLIERWRDSYLLHQTQRDQRKTRFAEVTERKREAFAHMLAACRVNNEKELLQEYPPMDGRPKPEPKSSTETPATPLPPPRQTTHDLAAAYKSGEYSNPSPELLNAHESGGQFMVSQDVLEEQKIMLQETLDNFTVDAQVWDALVGPRVTQLRIRPGRGVRVEAISALQNDIALSLSAKSLRIQAPIPGEPFVGIEVPNGNETPLYLRHMLESPAWLESRAKIPLILGMDITGETVVTDLAAAPHMLIAGATGSGKSVCMNALIMCLLQKFNPDELRMVLVDPKRVEFSVYSTIPHLVTPVVTDPKKVVSVLAWVVREMEQRYELLSHHGARNIAAFNAAAEHRGVDKLPYLVVIIDELADLMMTARGDVETALARLAQLSRAVGIHTIIATQRPSVNVITGIIKANYPTRIAFQVTSQIDSRTILDGKGAEQLRGQGDMLFSPPGIGRLMRIQGPLISDNEIERVVDYMSDQCDQTFIDSTCVTESILGNGSVSNGEEADDELLGKAIEIIMRDRRASTSYLQRCLRVGYNRAANLIEVMEARGIVGPQVGSAPREILLMSEDSE from the coding sequence ATGTCTCCGGAAAAAGAAGAAGATTTCACTGACACCATGTCAGACATCATGCGGCAGCAGCGCGAAGAGCAGGATTTAATCGAACGCTGGCGAGACAGCTATCTACTTCATCAAACCCAGCGGGATCAGCGCAAGACGCGTTTTGCAGAAGTCACAGAAAGAAAACGCGAAGCCTTCGCGCACATGCTGGCGGCCTGTCGTGTGAACAACGAAAAAGAGCTGCTGCAGGAATATCCGCCCATGGATGGACGTCCCAAACCGGAACCAAAAAGTTCCACTGAAACGCCGGCCACGCCCTTGCCGCCGCCGCGTCAGACAACCCACGATCTGGCCGCTGCCTATAAATCCGGCGAATACAGCAATCCCTCCCCTGAACTGCTCAACGCTCATGAGAGCGGCGGACAATTCATGGTGTCGCAGGACGTTCTGGAGGAACAGAAGATCATGCTTCAGGAAACACTGGACAATTTCACGGTGGATGCACAGGTATGGGATGCGCTGGTGGGTCCTCGCGTCACCCAGCTACGCATTCGTCCGGGACGTGGCGTCCGTGTGGAAGCCATCAGTGCCCTGCAAAACGATATTGCGCTGTCCCTTTCGGCGAAAAGTCTGCGCATCCAGGCACCGATTCCCGGCGAGCCCTTTGTGGGCATTGAAGTGCCCAACGGCAATGAAACGCCTCTCTATTTACGACACATGCTCGAATCACCTGCCTGGCTCGAAAGCCGCGCCAAGATCCCATTGATTCTCGGCATGGATATCACCGGAGAAACCGTGGTCACCGATTTAGCCGCCGCCCCGCACATGCTGATTGCCGGAGCGACAGGCAGCGGTAAATCCGTCTGCATGAATGCATTAATCATGTGTTTACTGCAAAAATTCAATCCCGACGAATTACGCATGGTGCTCGTGGATCCGAAACGCGTCGAATTCAGTGTTTATTCCACGATTCCGCATTTAGTAACCCCGGTGGTCACCGACCCGAAAAAAGTCGTATCTGTTCTGGCGTGGGTCGTACGGGAGATGGAACAGCGTTACGAACTGCTTTCCCATCACGGCGCACGCAACATTGCCGCGTTTAATGCAGCGGCAGAACATAGAGGCGTGGATAAGCTGCCCTATCTCGTCGTCATCATCGACGAACTGGCCGACCTCATGATGACCGCGCGCGGCGATGTCGAAACCGCACTGGCGCGACTGGCCCAATTGTCCCGGGCGGTGGGTATTCACACCATTATCGCAACACAGCGTCCCAGTGTAAATGTCATCACGGGCATCATCAAAGCGAATTATCCCACCCGCATCGCGTTTCAGGTCACCTCGCAAATCGATTCGCGCACCATTCTCGACGGAAAAGGAGCCGAACAATTACGGGGCCAGGGCGACATGCTGTTCAGCCCGCCGGGCATCGGACGCCTGATGCGCATTCAGGGACCGCTCATTTCTGACAATGAAATTGAACGGGTGGTCGACTACATGAGCGACCAGTGCGACCAGACCTTTATCGACAGTACCTGTGTGACTGAATCCATTTTAGGCAACGGAAGTGTCAGTAATGGAGAAGAAGCCGATGACGAGCTGCTCGGCAAAGCGATCGAGATTATCATGCGCGACCGACGAGCCAGCACCAGTTATTTACAGCGCTGCCTGCGCGTCGGGTATAACCGCGCGGCCAATCTCATTGAAGTAATGGAAGCCCGGGGCATCGTCGGCCCGCAAGTCGGCAGTGCCCCGCGAGAAATCCTTCTCATGTCGGAGGATTCGGAATAA